The window AACTTCAAAATTTCACCTCTTGTCTCAAGAACCACCGTGAACtgcttgtttttatatataaagataTACCTTTAAAATAAGTCGGGCAGAGGTTTTCCCTCTAGGTTGTGTGGTGTTTTGAGAGATTTAAGTACTTGCACCATCAATACATTTAGCTCAATGATGAATTATATGAACAGCTAGGGATTGAAAGGCGTCGGACAGCTGTTTACCATCCGCAGGCAAATGGCCAAGATGAAAATAccaacaaaaacattaaaaagtaaattttactGTCCTTGCGttacttttaatttaatttaattttgttttacattttcgCTATAAACCTAATTCTAATTATTAAGTAAACTACGAAAGTTGGTAAATGAAAATGCTACAAATTGGGATGATCTTCTCGATGTTGTTCTATTTTCGTTGAGAACAGAAAGGCAGACATCAACAAAAGTATCACCATTTGAAGTGATGTTTGGAGGGCGTCTACCTAAATTTGAAGAAGAGTTTGATGGGGTACTTATAtagtttttttgatttcttatgatGGGATTTGccgctttttttacttttgtaatTACTCCTAAAACTTTTACAATTGTCAATTTggaaatcacgtcgtttcagatttttttaagCATAATCAGACTATTGTTCATGCATTTACGTTTATTTAATTTCAATTAGTACGCTAAATTTTTTATCCTgtttgattttatattttattacatttttataaCATCAAAGAAACTTTGGTTTCTGTTATTGTGAATTATTCTTCTATTTACTATTTCTAAGGCAACAAATCTCGTGGAACCTTCCACTGAAGATATTCAAGCTGAAATGTTAATAGTCAGCAAAAAAGTAGAAGAGGTTACTGCAACAATACGAaaggtaaatatttttgtaattgttgTTATTTGGACCCAAGTGTAATATATGTTGCGTCAGCCAATTGACACATAGTCAGGGGCCCCGTGTACGTTAAAGTTTAACGATGTTTAATTTTTCGCTttgacaacatttttattttcaataaaagtTAACTGTAAACTCCCTCTTTAGTTAATGAATAAAATACAAATAGCATACTAAAGTATAACCAAATGAAGTAAATCAAAACCCTGTTTATTTCAACGACTTCGCGGCAAGTTAAAAAAGCCGCCATTTTGCGTGACCGACAGACAGACGTGTAGAAGTATGATGATATAGACTAGTCGGTGGTTCttaaaaaaatccacgggtctgCCTGTCTTTTTTTTGCGTCTCTCTACTTGCGGTACTATTTTCCGTGACAGATAGACAAACattacgggtattataatatagattctaTTCTATTTTAAACCAGTATTTCTTCTGTAACCCAAACAGAACCTAATTTAGGCAATTAAATGTTTCGCCGACAAACGTGAGAATAACAGCATGACGTGTCAAATAACCGGCATAGTTTTAgcgtaaataaaaacattattggcAAAAGGTTCTTAAATGATTGTTGAATTTCATAGCTTTAGTTTCTACTAATGATGTTCGAAATTACTTTTTGCAGTAAAAATGAGCATTTTAATATTTCAGAACATCAATGCAGCGCAAGATAAACAAAAGCGACAGTACGaccaaagaattaaaaaaaaggcaGTCCAAAAAAGTTATCGGGTCGGAGAAAAAGTACTGATTGTTAACCAAAGAAAAAAAGGCTTAAAAGCCCGATTTAAGGGCCCCTACCTTATCTCTGGTGTTACCGAAAATGGCAACGTTCTTGTTAATGCTATGAATGGAAAAGCTTGCAAGGGTTCAATAAACATAAAGAATGTTAAGAAGTTTATTGAAGGTAATTTGATGATATATATCTGTTCTTGACATGTACGTTCCAGATCAACAAAACTATGTGTAAAATCAGTGAGTTCAATGCTGGCATAGAGATCAAgcaagaaacaattttttttctctaggAGACAACGATAATTCAGCAAGTCTGAATGCCACTGAATTTAAAGGTAACAAATTCCTCCGGTTTTCTCGCAATTTAACTCTATAAAAAAGCAGTTCTTACTCTGATTTAGAACTAAAACGCTCTATTGTCTATCATTCAAAGTTCAATGCATCtttaaatgttttcctttttataaGTAGGTCTGACGTTTTTAACTATCCTACATGGTCTTTTTTCGTAACAGCATCCATACAATAGagaaatggaaaaaaatcaGATAAAGTGTTTATACGCAACGCAGAAGCAGGGAAATATTTTTACGAAAGAAAATAGATATTTAAATTGACTTTTGAAAGTCTTCCTATGTTTAGATAAAATTATGCCGCAATACCAGTAGTCTCATTCTCACAAATCTTGCATTGTTTGATTATTGTTTATGGCCTAACTCTATGGACTCAGTCACAACATAATTAGACATTGCAATCTCATTTACTAGTTTTATGCATGAAATAACGAATTAACTTTTTGTACAAAGGATCTAAATATTAACTATTACATATTGCTTTAATAAATGTAAATGTATCCTTAAGAACATCGTTTTTTCCCTAGAAATGCGATCTTAAGAAAATATGAAGGAAAAAATCTCCCATCGATATCACAATTCAAACACTTTTCAAGTCTTCCCAAACATATCGTTCCCATGATTCATATTTTTCCTGTTCCATTCTTACAGATTTTAATGAATCCGATTTCAAACCTTATCTGTACTTTATGTTACAATCAACATGGCGAATGggtctaaaatttaaataattttctaaaCATGTACTTAATTTTCTCCTTTGATACAAACACAAAGTTCGGAATATTTCAGAAAGTAATTAACGctgtaatattttaaatttcttccgAAAGCAGGAAAGATAATGCTTAACAAAGATTGTTATGGTTTATGTGACTATTAGCCATTTTGGCTAAAGACCAAGTGCGTACGAAAGATCAGCAACGAATGAACTCGATTTcaataaatgtatttttcttaaaaaaaatgattaaactGCATTTATTTGTATTACAGAGTTATATGACACAATCGCATGTgtgtaaaatgtttttctttaggTCACACTGAGGCTGTAGAACTAATGAATGGTATTGGAAACGAAGGTAACCATAAACTATCTACGACAAAATCCAGTAGTTTCAATCCACTTGAGTATAGGTACAGCCAATACACCAATTTTTACTATTATATTTAGTGTGTGACGACCAACAAAGAGAAGACGGAGACAAACAAAATCCAGAAAGTAAGTgcgccattttaaaaataaattttgatgttCGATTACTTGACGTCATCGAAGAATCTTAAACTGCATTTATTTGTATTACAGAGTTACATGACACAATCGCATGTgtgtaaaatgtttttctttaggTCACACTGAGGCTGTAGAACTAATGAATGGTA is drawn from Hydractinia symbiolongicarpus strain clone_291-10 chromosome 8, HSymV2.1, whole genome shotgun sequence and contains these coding sequences:
- the LOC130655387 gene encoding uncharacterized protein LOC130655387, with translation MSILIFQNINAAQDKQKRQYDQRIKKKAVQKSYRVGEKVLIVNQRKKGLKARFKGPYLISGVTENGNVLVNAMNGKACKGSINIKNVKKFIEGDNDNSASLNATEFKGNKFLRFSRNLTL